The Tubulanus polymorphus chromosome 3, tnTubPoly1.2, whole genome shotgun sequence nucleotide sequence ATTGCTATTTTCAGTTTGTATATTATACAAGATTTATTACAGTACTGTGGATTCATGGAAGATACGTTTCATGTTTTGAataatagtgaaaagtaagcAAAAATAATCACGAATATCGTGTAGAAAAAGTGAAATAGCGTCATTCAACAGTATTATTTTCCTTTCAGATTTTTCCTGCTTGAGATAATGAAAGCCAAAGTGAAAGAGTTTGCTGAAAATGAGAAAGAAACGAAACTTCCGTTCCCTGTGTTCTGTTTATCGTTCATCCTTGAACAGTTCAAATCGAAAGCTCATTCGATTCTGGGTTTGAACAAACAgaaaactgatgatgaatctGTACGAAAATAACtcataattattgaatttagaTACAGTTGTCTATGATTACTAGTAACTGAGCTCTCCAACTATTCGATCTTTCAGGATTCAGTGGTTGTAGTGCATTTACTGGACATACTTTGTGCAGCGACTTCTAGACCGAGTCCTTATGATAAAgtgaaagatgataatgatattgttGCATGTTGTATAAGTAAGTTTATTAAAAAAGATGTCTTTACTCTCATAATTTATGTAGTCCGATTGATATGATTTCCATATTTTATCTATTGTAGATTTATTGAAAACTGTGAAAGATTTAGGTGAACAAGGTTGTAATGAGTTTACGCCTGTTGGGAAGGTTGCCGATCTCGGCAGTGTTAATACGGAGCATCCCGTTCATGGATTGAAACGGGATCTCATTCGACTCGTCAGTAACCTCGTCTATAAGCACAAGAAAAATCAGAATATGGTTCGGGAATTGGAAGGAATACCTATAATTCTGAACCACACTAATATCGATGGCAGAAATCCTTGTATCCTTTACACGCAGCTACTGGTTGTATTATTCATCTGTTTGCTTCAGACCATGAATTAATCGATGAACTTCTAATAAAAAATTACATTTACTTGTACTTGTACTTGTTACATATTCTTAATGAAATATCAGTTATAACTCAGTGGTGTATTTTAGCGGTGAGAAATTTGATGGACggcaatgatgataataaatcttatttaaatgaattgaaactggaaggtgttgctaataatccCGAATTAATGACTCAATTTGGAGTAAACGCAATGAAAAAAGATGATAAAATTGTTGtgcaaaaagttttgaaatgatGTTAACTAGTTGTTGTCAAATAAAGTCTTACCATCAATAAATCAACATTAAGATTCTTTCATCGTTAATAGTTTGATATAATTTTCTTCGTTGTTTTTGCGGATTGGAAGCAGTCGAGAAGGATAAATTCAGTGGTGAGGAACATTAATAAATACAAAACCACTACCGGTGTTAGAAAACGAAATCCAGTAAAAACCGAGAATAAAGTGGAGGAGTTctgttttaaaatattttgacgcATTTTTACCGCGCTACCCGCCGAACTCCTTGATAACGTTTAGTTCAATTGATAAAGTCTGGAGTGAGGTAATGCTTTGACAATTCTGATCTTGAGAAAATAGTGATACGTAAGTATGTCTGCCAGGGGTGCGTGCAGCTGATTGAGTCGAGCGGACTCATAAAAAGACTGAAAGGAGAACACGTTCCGTAAACACAACCTTTATGTACACACCAACAACCTTGTGAGGTTTATACCTAGAAAGTTTAACAacgaaatttgatgaaaaccGTCGTAGacctatatgaaatatacgtGTATTGTATATCTATCATAGCCCGGGGTTAGACattatttattagaaatatccCACGCACACAGCTCCCGGATGGATGAAAAACGATCATTGTCCAGTTTAAAATTGACATACCTGTTTTTAatcataaaattgaataaCGCGAAGAAAAAACGATGAAATCGAAAAGGAAGACTTTGTTTTCTACAAAATTGTTGGATCAGACGTTTTACAAAAACAGCTGTGTGACAATATATGTACCCACCCAGACCAGGTGTTTTACAAATGTAAATTACTGCGTATCTAAAGACTGATCCGTGTTATTGTTAGTAATTATAGGTTATTATAATTCATGGACTTAAACTGTCAAAACTTTGACAACATTTCAACAAGACTTTCTGTCGTGAAACCCAAGGGTTTATTCGCATTTATGAGACTAATTTCCATGCTTTGTCACCGGAACTGCgtatatttctataattgcAATTCTATTGCCGCGGGTATTTTTTCGAATCGAATTTTTGTGCCGATGGCCTCCTCCTCCTTTTGGCATAGACTCGGGCAAAATACTGCGAAACGTGTCCCGGAACGAAAGGCGGGTTTACCATGTCACAAAGACAGACGATTCGGCCAATCACCGAGCGTCGATATAAACTTGTGAAATTTACCCTAGACAGTTAACTCAGAAGTCAAGTGAGCAATTAAAAGGACAAAATGTTCATCGGATTTAAGAGGATATATCGTAGAAAAATTAACGCATACAGGTCTTCAATTACATTAATTACATAACTGTGGATATAAGCGATTAACAGTCGGATTAATTCATGTCAAAGACGGATTAACGTTTGTAGAATGTGATATGATACAGAAACATCCCCAGAATGGACTGGTCACGACTAATATTGCTAACATCAAGTCTTTTGGTTGTAATTTGCAGTTTTCTCGGCAATTGTTTGTAagtaaatatgaataaatcgaagaaaaagaaacgctGTTGAATAAGCTAATCAAAAAGGCAATGGGATTAACTGTAATATAACTATAGCTATTCGGCTAACGGATATATATTCAACTTTCAATACTTAGCTtctatacatttatatttcattgctATTTATAATGCCTGCGGCTTGTAAAGTATATACATattaaaacttattttttaggAATACACAGGAATGGTGAGTAAACATTATTCTATAAATTCATAAAtgcaatttattcaaatcgtGATGAAAAATTAGTCATATGAGATATACGTCATTACCCTTCTCTGCATAACTTGGCAAATAGTGTAAGGTGCCTGCATTTACAGCGACcaagttttaaaaatttccGTACATTGAAGTCATATTTTGCCTAACTACGAATCGTTGTCataaattttgttcaaatcaTGTTAGAATCCAAACAAATAATTGGATGCAAAAATGACGAAATTCGCGTAATCTCTTAAAAAACATTCTTATTTTTCCCTAATTCGGGCTGCCGGAAATGTCCTACATATTCTACCAGTAATTTgaaggatttttttttttagtaagACATGATTTATTATTGATCGTCGAACTC carries:
- the LOC141902386 gene encoding ataxin-10-like, whose amino-acid sequence is MLNFGDTGECQACLSKLESKINLFKTENGRSQLNECESLLNELSSIYESLIEFNGENKGSSIYRISIQILTEGFRALRNACAGCPQNQNLISQREKVLEHIRTLFLSLVEKDYTEMKDLVLSCLCCGVQFLGNFVTGSEQNQNIVWRFYLDLFNKFLSLENEKLNSYTCMVIYNCSTEEHRSELITTDDGQVLIKGILQSLMKHDSEWGLYIIQDLLQYCGFMEDTFHVLNNSEKFFLLEIMKAKVKEFAENEKETKLPFPVFCLSFILEQFKSKAHSILGLNKQKTDDESDSVVVVHLLDILCAATSRPSPYDKVKDDNDIVACCINLLKTVKDLGEQGCNEFTPVGKVADLGSVNTEHPVHGLKRDLIRLVSNLVYKHKKNQNMVRELEGIPIILNHTNIDGRNPFITQWCILAVRNLMDGNDDNKSYLNELKLEGVANNPELMTQFGVNAMKKDDKIVVQKVLK